The following coding sequences lie in one Gadus morhua chromosome 20, gadMor3.0, whole genome shotgun sequence genomic window:
- the lmo7a gene encoding LIM domain only protein 7 isoform X10, with the protein MEWREQSAVSCEEAYLEAQRWIEAVTEKQFGSQDFRSALENGVLLCDLVNKIHRGLIRRVNRLSTPIAGLDNLNVFLKACKKLGLKEAQLFHPGDLQDLSSRVTVKPQETSRRLKNVLITIYWLGRQAFYDSFYDGPNLNLKSFEGLLGTALSKALEEGSSPRRSSVRDSGFGDSWYSDREELFQLRGGGRGGEGGGEGYSKEDSSDSLDSLGSRPHSISSDATLKGSSEGWCSDAEADPVCVTMTTNKDSLSYRRSLTTQPKPVAQFNQFLPSKDKPSGYVPAPLRKKRAERNEDNRRSWASPLYTEEDGTFTRLPRSDDGSDGSKSMSDIVDPAVVKQVYREEIKKVQEQVKESDDKWQDDLSKWKSRRKSVNSDIVKKKEEREQIEQNYGGDIGSGRTRRSLKDMQEERASRDSRRSVGSRLSSLSYLDEDEDVFAVPIPAPRSRSLYGRSNTADDLYSPPERSPAPSPAPSRPSIPSTEDEEPAARPAPGRPASPPPPQEAAPSRAVTGGGTRASSTVTTVTSSSVSSNSSSAYAVRSADLPARPRSISPAQEPSVTVMADAGKTPSPSPEPRSLVSKAPEPWRPKAGVRTAEKKEAPQHNPTMPPGVSRVSASLPRSTQRADSTTRLSSVIMPRPFGTQATRLSSLTRAPVTVDSHRRVNGDADVNTKSSVPGRYQQYMTLEDEASSQSSGEDEEEEEEGEDEANEEEGVGKGLSSNSKSVSQEPPRVKSETPALGSDASQENFSDMRISLNQKPNSSRDFGFHADWSASGTRVKSIQPGSPAEMLRAGDEILSVSGHRVADMSYAEWGASMEDALQQGSLTMDVRRRGGNNWDTDRPAAPFQNHKTINLTSSDHSTLVGGVGSNTSPTNTSLDFTSRKSPDGLGINAAPLHSVVNVATNGLNGGVHQEAVTMRNKESEPMSLKNLKRRSEFFEQGGSETAISDIPVPALTPSASRWSWDPEEERRRQEKWQKEQDRLLQEKYKRDQEEMQEIWRKDQEEAYDSRQTQKTQSLEVDAARPSSTTRRSPAWEAQEEEEEVRRRKEAQEEQRQAEQRRRQEEEEELELRRFKEERERREQLQRRREAEEKERREEEEERREEERMKRTEELKKRAEEERKRRAEEEERVRRAAEEERKMRMEEDLRLQRRRVEERQEEERRRALDKQQQWEKSKSTPEALDDVGFSERRAASGLVAADRPQRRSQQQLQTQADLERQQILQDMKKKTQLLTDNSWIRQQSTSMAPSKEPVDVPMRRGESLDNLDAPRSAWRSSWTPGSTSSIPSSTRPQSAIYGSSGAGGVVGGGTYYGGGYPARPGSVSGPPASASTGSLRGGAAPPASSWRQQSPSLSPTTSPEPTSEPFGRQQRSRSVSGKKICTFCDSPLGKGAAMIIESLGLCYHLNCFKCMDCKSDLGGSEAGAEVRIRNKHLYCNTCYQRFKAGQPTSM; encoded by the exons GTGCTGATCACCATTTACTGGCTAGGAAGACAAGCCTTCTATGATTCCTTCTATGATGGACCTAACTTAAACCTCAAGTCTTTCGAGGGATTACTGGGAACAGCACTGTCCAag gctctAGAGGAAGGTTCTAGCCCGAGGAGAAGCAGTGTGAGAGACAGCGGTTTTGGCGACAGTTGGTACTCTGACCGAGAGGAGCTGTTCcagctgagaggaggaggaagaggaggcgaaggaggaggagaaggatacAGTAAAGAGGACTCCTCAGACAGCCTAGACTCCCTGGGCTCGCGACCCCACAGCATCTCGTCTGACGCCACCCTTAAAGGGAGTAGCGAGG GTTGGTGCAGCGACGCTGAGGCCGACCCCGTCTGCGTCACCATGACGACCAACAAGGACAGCCTCAGCTACCGGCGCTCGCTGACGACGCAGCCCAAGCCCGTCGCCCAGTTCAACCAGTTCCTGCCCTCTAAGGACAAGCCGTCGGGCTACGTCCCGGCGCCGCTGCGCAAGAAGAGGGCGGAGCGCAACGAGGACAACCGCCGCAGCTGGGCCAGCCCCCTGTACACCGAGGAGGACGGCACCTTCACCAG ACTTCCGAGGAGTGACGACGGTAGTGACGG GAGCAAGTCGATGAGCGACATTGTGGACCCGGCTGTGGTGAAACAGGTCTACCGGGAAGAGATTAAGAAGGTCCAGGAGCAGGTGAAGGAGAGCGACGACAAATGGCAGGAT GACCTGAGCAAGTGGAAGTCCCGGCGTAAGAGCGTCAACTCGGACATcgtgaagaagaaggaggagcggGAGCAGATCGAGCAGAACTACGGCGGCGACATCGGCAGCGGGAGAACACGCAGGTCGCTGAAGGATATGCAAGAGGAGAG aGCGTCTAGAGACAGCAGACGTTCCGTTGGCAGCCGCCTGAGCTCCCTCTCCTAcctggacgaggacgaggacgtcTTCGCCGTGCCCATCCCGGCGCCGCGTTCCCGCTCCCTCTACGGCCGCAGCAACACGGCCGACGACCTCTACTCCCCGCCGGAGCGCTCCCCGgccccctccccggccccctcccgcccctccaTCCCGTCCACGGAAGACGAGGAGCCCGCCGCCCGCCCCGCGCCCGGccgccccgcctcccccccgccgccacagGAAGCGGCTCCGAGTCGCGCCGTGACCGGCGGTGGTACCCGCGCGtcctccaccgtcaccacggTGACCAGCAGCAGCGTAAGCAGCAATAGCAGCAGCGCGTACGCCGTCAGGAGCGCCGACCTCCCGGCCCGGCCGAGGAGCATCAGCCCGGCCCAAGAGCCCTCGGTCACAGTCATGGCCGACGCCGGCaagaccccctcccccagccccgaACCCCGATCCCTCGTCTCGAAGGCCCCGGAGCCGTGGCGCCCCAAGGCGGGCGTGCGGACCGCGGAGAAGAAGGAGGCCCCTCAGCACAACCCGACCATGCCCCCGGGGGTGTCCCGGGTGTCCGCTTCCCTTCCCAGGAGCACCCAGAGAGCAGACAGCACCACCAGGCTCAGCTCGGTCATCATGCCCAGGCCCTTCGGGACCCAGGCCAcccgcctctcctccctcaccagggCCCCCGTG ACGGTCGACTCCCACCGCCGCGTCAACGGCGACGCAGACGTCAACACCAAGTCCTCGGTGCCAGGCCGCTACCAGCAGTACATGACCTTGGAGGACGAGGCCTCGTCTCAGTCCAGcggcgaggacgaggaggaggaggaggagggggaggacgaagcgaatgaagaggagggggtCGGAAAAGGCCTCAGCTCCAACAGCAAGAGTGTGTCGCAGGAGCCTCCTCGGGTGAAGAGTGAAACCCCAGCTCTGGGCAGCGATGCCAGCCAG GAGAACTTCTCTGACATGAGGATCAGTCTCAACCAGAAGCCCAACAGCAGCCGAGACTTTGGTTTCCATGCCGACTGGAGCGCCTCAGGGACCCGCGTGAAGTCCATTCAGCCAG GCAGCCCGGCGGAGATGCTGCGGGCTGGGGATGAGATTCTGAGCGTGAGCGGCCACAGAGTGGCAGACATGAGCTATGCAGAGTGGGGGGCCAGCATGGAGGACGCTCTGCAGCAGGGCAGTCTGACCATGGATGTACGCCGTCGGGGCGGCAACA ACTGGGACACAGACCGACCGGCAGCACCCTTTCAGAACCATAAGACCATCAATCTCACCAGTTCGGACCATTCAACGCTTGTAGGTGGGGTCGGCAGCAACACAAGCCCCACCAACACCAGTTTGGATTTCACCTCACGCAAATCCCCCGACGGCCTGGGGATCAACGCGGCGCCCCTCCACTCCGTCGTC AATGTGGCAACAAACGGACTCAACGGGGGTGTCCATCAAGAGGCGGTAACCATGAGAAATAAAG AGTCAGAACCCATGTCTTTGAAAAACTTAAAACGGAGGTCAGAGTTTTTTGAACAAG GAGGATCAGAGACGGCAATATCGGAT ATCCCCGTGCCCGCCCTCACCCCCTCGGCCAGCCGCTGGTCCTGGGACCCCGAGGAGGAGCGCCGCAGGCAGGAGAAGTGGCAGAAGGAGCAGGATCGCCTCCTACAG GAGAAATACAAGCGCGACCAGGAGGAAATGCAAGAGATATGGCGCAAGGACCAGGAGGAGGCTTACGACAGCAGGCAGACACAGAAG aCCCAGAGCCTGGAGGTGGACGCCGctcgcccctcctccaccacccgccGCTCCCCGGCCTGggaggcccaggaggaggaagaggaggtgaggagaaggaaggaggcgCAGGAAGAGCAGAGGCAGGCAGAGCAGAGAcgcaggcaggaggaggaggaggagctggagctcaGGCGCTTcaaggaggagcgggagaggagagagcagctgCAGCGGCGCCGGGAGgccgaggagaaggagaggagggaggaggaggaggagaggagggaggaggagaggatgaagaggacggAGGAGTTGAAGaagagggcggaggaggagaggaagcggagggccgaggaggaggagagggtgaggagggcggcggaggaggagaggaagatgaggatggaggaggaccTGAGGTTACAGAGGAGGAGAGTCGAGGAGCggcaagaggaggagaggaggcgcgCCCTCGATAAGCAGCAGCAATG GGAGAAGTCCAAGTCGACACCTGAGGCTCTGGATGATGTGGGATTCTCCGAGAGGCGAG cGGCCAGTGGCTTGGTTGCGGCGGACCGGCCCCAGCGGCgcagccagcagcagctccagacCCAGGCGGACCTGGAGCGCCAGCAGATCCTGCAAGACATGAAGAAGAAGACCCAGCTGCTCACCGACAACAGCTGGATCCGCCAGCAGTCCACCTCCATGGCCCCCAGCAAGGAGCCCGTCGACGTGCCAATGCGCAG aGGAGAATCCCTGGACAACCTGGACGCGCCCCGCAGCGCCTGGCGGTCGTCATGGACACCGGGTAGCACCTCTTCCATTCCCAGCTCCACCCGCCCGCAGTCGGCCATCTACGGCAGCAGCGGAGCGGGAGGCGTCGTGGGCGGGGGCACGTACTACGGCGGGGGCTACCCCGCGCGCCCCGGCTCGGTCTCCGGCCCGCCCGCCTCTGCCTCCACGGGCTCACTGCGAGGCGGGGCCGCGCCCCCCGCGTCGTCATGGCGGCAGCAGTCGCCCTCCCTGTCGCCCACCACCTCGCCGGAGCCCACGTCCGAGCCGTTCGGGCGGCAGCAGCGCAGCAG GTCAGTGAGTGGCAAGAAAATCTGTACGTTCTGTGACAGCCCGCTGGGGAAGGGAGCGGCCATGATCATCGAGTCCCTGGGACTCTGTTATCATTTGAACTGCTTTAAG TGCATGGACTGCAAGTCCGACCTCGGAGGATCGGAAGCGGGGGCCGAGGTGCGAATACGCAACAAGCATCTCTACTGCAACACCTGCTACCAGCGATTCAAAG CAGGCCAGCCAACCTCCATGTGA
- the lmo7a gene encoding LIM domain only protein 7 isoform X11 — MQQNKWFASDRPQETSRRLKNVLITIYWLGRQAFYDSFYDGPNLNLKSFEGLLGTALSKALEEGSSPRRSSVRDSGFGDSWYSDREELFQLRGGGRGGEGGGEGYSKEDSSDSLDSLGSRPHSISSDATLKGSSEGWCSDAEADPVCVTMTTNKDSLSYRRSLTTQPKPVAQFNQFLPSKDKPSGYVPAPLRKKRAERNEDNRRSWASPLYTEEDGTFTRLPRSDDGSDGSKSMSDIVDPAVVKQVYREEIKKVQEQVKESDDKWQDDLSKWKSRRKSVNSDIVKKKEEREQIEQNYGGDIGSGRTRRSLKDMQEERASRDSRRSVGSRLSSLSYLDEDEDVFAVPIPAPRSRSLYGRSNTADDLYSPPERSPAPSPAPSRPSIPSTEDEEPAARPAPGRPASPPPPQEAAPSRAVTGGGTRASSTVTTVTSSSVSSNSSSAYAVRSADLPARPRSISPAQEPSVTVMADAGKTPSPSPEPRSLVSKAPEPWRPKAGVRTAEKKEAPQHNPTMPPGVSRVSASLPRSTQRADSTTRLSSVIMPRPFGTQATRLSSLTRAPVTVDSHRRVNGDADVNTKSSVPGRYQQYMTLEDEASSQSSGEDEEEEEEGEDEANEEEGVGKGLSSNSKSVSQEPPRVKSETPALGSDASQENFSDMRISLNQKPNSSRDFGFHADWSASGTRVKSIQPGSPAEMLRAGDEILSVSGHRVADMSYAEWGASMEDALQQGSLTMDVRRRGGNNWDTDRPAAPFQNHKTINLTSSDHSTLVGGVGSNTSPTNTSLDFTSRKSPDGLGINAAPLHSVVNVATNGLNGGVHQEAVTMRNKESEPMSLKNLKRRSEFFEQGGSETAISDIPVPALTPSASRWSWDPEEERRRQEKWQKEQDRLLQEKYKRDQEEMQEIWRKDQEEAYDSRQTQKTQSLEVDAARPSSTTRRSPAWEAQEEEEEVRRRKEAQEEQRQAEQRRRQEEEEELELRRFKEERERREQLQRRREAEEKERREEEEERREEERMKRTEELKKRAEEERKRRAEEEERVRRAAEEERKMRMEEDLRLQRRRVEERQEEERRRALDKQQQWKPSGFRSSQSHTLAYSDREKSKSTPEALDDVGFSERRGRYRPQGGSSYWAPEERSGRERYSYSGNQRLEARVTERILSTSRYREPQRAASGLVAADRPQRRSQQQLQTQADLERQQILQDMKKKTQLLTDNSWIRQQSTSMAPSKEPVDVPMRRGESLDNLDAPRSAWRSSWTPGSTSSIPSSTRPQSAIYGSSGAGGVVGGGTYYGGGYPARPGSVSGPPASASTGSLRGGAAPPASSWRQQSPSLSPTTSPEPTSEPFGRQQRSRSVSGKKICTFCDSPLGKGAAMIIESLGLCYHLNCFKCMDCKSDLGGSEAGAEVRIRNKHLYCNTCYQRFKAGQPTSM, encoded by the exons GTGCTGATCACCATTTACTGGCTAGGAAGACAAGCCTTCTATGATTCCTTCTATGATGGACCTAACTTAAACCTCAAGTCTTTCGAGGGATTACTGGGAACAGCACTGTCCAag gctctAGAGGAAGGTTCTAGCCCGAGGAGAAGCAGTGTGAGAGACAGCGGTTTTGGCGACAGTTGGTACTCTGACCGAGAGGAGCTGTTCcagctgagaggaggaggaagaggaggcgaaggaggaggagaaggatacAGTAAAGAGGACTCCTCAGACAGCCTAGACTCCCTGGGCTCGCGACCCCACAGCATCTCGTCTGACGCCACCCTTAAAGGGAGTAGCGAGG GTTGGTGCAGCGACGCTGAGGCCGACCCCGTCTGCGTCACCATGACGACCAACAAGGACAGCCTCAGCTACCGGCGCTCGCTGACGACGCAGCCCAAGCCCGTCGCCCAGTTCAACCAGTTCCTGCCCTCTAAGGACAAGCCGTCGGGCTACGTCCCGGCGCCGCTGCGCAAGAAGAGGGCGGAGCGCAACGAGGACAACCGCCGCAGCTGGGCCAGCCCCCTGTACACCGAGGAGGACGGCACCTTCACCAG ACTTCCGAGGAGTGACGACGGTAGTGACGG GAGCAAGTCGATGAGCGACATTGTGGACCCGGCTGTGGTGAAACAGGTCTACCGGGAAGAGATTAAGAAGGTCCAGGAGCAGGTGAAGGAGAGCGACGACAAATGGCAGGAT GACCTGAGCAAGTGGAAGTCCCGGCGTAAGAGCGTCAACTCGGACATcgtgaagaagaaggaggagcggGAGCAGATCGAGCAGAACTACGGCGGCGACATCGGCAGCGGGAGAACACGCAGGTCGCTGAAGGATATGCAAGAGGAGAG aGCGTCTAGAGACAGCAGACGTTCCGTTGGCAGCCGCCTGAGCTCCCTCTCCTAcctggacgaggacgaggacgtcTTCGCCGTGCCCATCCCGGCGCCGCGTTCCCGCTCCCTCTACGGCCGCAGCAACACGGCCGACGACCTCTACTCCCCGCCGGAGCGCTCCCCGgccccctccccggccccctcccgcccctccaTCCCGTCCACGGAAGACGAGGAGCCCGCCGCCCGCCCCGCGCCCGGccgccccgcctcccccccgccgccacagGAAGCGGCTCCGAGTCGCGCCGTGACCGGCGGTGGTACCCGCGCGtcctccaccgtcaccacggTGACCAGCAGCAGCGTAAGCAGCAATAGCAGCAGCGCGTACGCCGTCAGGAGCGCCGACCTCCCGGCCCGGCCGAGGAGCATCAGCCCGGCCCAAGAGCCCTCGGTCACAGTCATGGCCGACGCCGGCaagaccccctcccccagccccgaACCCCGATCCCTCGTCTCGAAGGCCCCGGAGCCGTGGCGCCCCAAGGCGGGCGTGCGGACCGCGGAGAAGAAGGAGGCCCCTCAGCACAACCCGACCATGCCCCCGGGGGTGTCCCGGGTGTCCGCTTCCCTTCCCAGGAGCACCCAGAGAGCAGACAGCACCACCAGGCTCAGCTCGGTCATCATGCCCAGGCCCTTCGGGACCCAGGCCAcccgcctctcctccctcaccagggCCCCCGTG ACGGTCGACTCCCACCGCCGCGTCAACGGCGACGCAGACGTCAACACCAAGTCCTCGGTGCCAGGCCGCTACCAGCAGTACATGACCTTGGAGGACGAGGCCTCGTCTCAGTCCAGcggcgaggacgaggaggaggaggaggagggggaggacgaagcgaatgaagaggagggggtCGGAAAAGGCCTCAGCTCCAACAGCAAGAGTGTGTCGCAGGAGCCTCCTCGGGTGAAGAGTGAAACCCCAGCTCTGGGCAGCGATGCCAGCCAG GAGAACTTCTCTGACATGAGGATCAGTCTCAACCAGAAGCCCAACAGCAGCCGAGACTTTGGTTTCCATGCCGACTGGAGCGCCTCAGGGACCCGCGTGAAGTCCATTCAGCCAG GCAGCCCGGCGGAGATGCTGCGGGCTGGGGATGAGATTCTGAGCGTGAGCGGCCACAGAGTGGCAGACATGAGCTATGCAGAGTGGGGGGCCAGCATGGAGGACGCTCTGCAGCAGGGCAGTCTGACCATGGATGTACGCCGTCGGGGCGGCAACA ACTGGGACACAGACCGACCGGCAGCACCCTTTCAGAACCATAAGACCATCAATCTCACCAGTTCGGACCATTCAACGCTTGTAGGTGGGGTCGGCAGCAACACAAGCCCCACCAACACCAGTTTGGATTTCACCTCACGCAAATCCCCCGACGGCCTGGGGATCAACGCGGCGCCCCTCCACTCCGTCGTC AATGTGGCAACAAACGGACTCAACGGGGGTGTCCATCAAGAGGCGGTAACCATGAGAAATAAAG AGTCAGAACCCATGTCTTTGAAAAACTTAAAACGGAGGTCAGAGTTTTTTGAACAAG GAGGATCAGAGACGGCAATATCGGAT ATCCCCGTGCCCGCCCTCACCCCCTCGGCCAGCCGCTGGTCCTGGGACCCCGAGGAGGAGCGCCGCAGGCAGGAGAAGTGGCAGAAGGAGCAGGATCGCCTCCTACAG GAGAAATACAAGCGCGACCAGGAGGAAATGCAAGAGATATGGCGCAAGGACCAGGAGGAGGCTTACGACAGCAGGCAGACACAGAAG aCCCAGAGCCTGGAGGTGGACGCCGctcgcccctcctccaccacccgccGCTCCCCGGCCTGggaggcccaggaggaggaagaggaggtgaggagaaggaaggaggcgCAGGAAGAGCAGAGGCAGGCAGAGCAGAGAcgcaggcaggaggaggaggaggagctggagctcaGGCGCTTcaaggaggagcgggagaggagagagcagctgCAGCGGCGCCGGGAGgccgaggagaaggagaggagggaggaggaggaggagaggagggaggaggagaggatgaagaggacggAGGAGTTGAAGaagagggcggaggaggagaggaagcggagggccgaggaggaggagagggtgaggagggcggcggaggaggagaggaagatgaggatggaggaggaccTGAGGTTACAGAGGAGGAGAGTCGAGGAGCggcaagaggaggagaggaggcgcgCCCTCGATAAGCAGCAGCAATG GAAACCCTCTGGCTTCCGTAGTTCCCAGTCGCACACCCTAGCTTACTCCGACAG GGAGAAGTCCAAGTCGACACCTGAGGCTCTGGATGATGTGGGATTCTCCGAGAGGCGAG GTCGCTACAGGCCACAGGGGGGCTCGTCCTACTGGGCGCCTGAGGAGCGGTCGGGGAGGGAGCGCTACAGTTACTCTGGCAACCAACGGCTGGAGGCGCGGGTGACGGAGCGGATCCTGAGCACTTCGAGATACAGAGAGCCGCAGAGAG cGGCCAGTGGCTTGGTTGCGGCGGACCGGCCCCAGCGGCgcagccagcagcagctccagacCCAGGCGGACCTGGAGCGCCAGCAGATCCTGCAAGACATGAAGAAGAAGACCCAGCTGCTCACCGACAACAGCTGGATCCGCCAGCAGTCCACCTCCATGGCCCCCAGCAAGGAGCCCGTCGACGTGCCAATGCGCAG aGGAGAATCCCTGGACAACCTGGACGCGCCCCGCAGCGCCTGGCGGTCGTCATGGACACCGGGTAGCACCTCTTCCATTCCCAGCTCCACCCGCCCGCAGTCGGCCATCTACGGCAGCAGCGGAGCGGGAGGCGTCGTGGGCGGGGGCACGTACTACGGCGGGGGCTACCCCGCGCGCCCCGGCTCGGTCTCCGGCCCGCCCGCCTCTGCCTCCACGGGCTCACTGCGAGGCGGGGCCGCGCCCCCCGCGTCGTCATGGCGGCAGCAGTCGCCCTCCCTGTCGCCCACCACCTCGCCGGAGCCCACGTCCGAGCCGTTCGGGCGGCAGCAGCGCAGCAG GTCAGTGAGTGGCAAGAAAATCTGTACGTTCTGTGACAGCCCGCTGGGGAAGGGAGCGGCCATGATCATCGAGTCCCTGGGACTCTGTTATCATTTGAACTGCTTTAAG TGCATGGACTGCAAGTCCGACCTCGGAGGATCGGAAGCGGGGGCCGAGGTGCGAATACGCAACAAGCATCTCTACTGCAACACCTGCTACCAGCGATTCAAAG CAGGCCAGCCAACCTCCATGTGA